In the genome of Drosophila kikkawai strain 14028-0561.14 chromosome 2R, DkikHiC1v2, whole genome shotgun sequence, the window CCCAGAACATGCCTGCCTGGTGGCCTGATCACCAAGTTTCCGTCGAACAACCTCCAGCTGATGGTGCTGTCTGGTGCCAAAGGATCCATGGTGAATACCATGCAGATCTCCTGTCTACTGGGACAGATTGAGTTGGAGGGCAAGCGGCCGCCTTTGATGATATCGGGCAAGTCACTGCCCAGCTTTACATCCTTTGAGACGTCACCCAAGTCGGGAGGCTTCATTGATGGACGTTTCATGACGGGCATACAGCCGCAGGACTTTTTCTTCCATTGCATGGCTGGTCGTGAAGTAGGTTTTGAAGTGGGTTTACCATGCCAGCAAactgtatttaatttgtatttctatAATCCTTAGGGTCTCATTGATACTGCTGTGAAGACTTCGCGTTCCGGTTACCTGCAGCGCTGCCTCATCAAGCACTTGGAAGGCCTGAGTGTTCATTACGATCTCACTGTGCGTGACAGTGACAACAGCGTGGTGCAGTTCCTTTACGGCGAGGATGGCCTGGATATTCTTAAATCCAAGTTCTTCAATGACAAATTCTGCGCTGATTTCCTAACACAAAATGCCACGGCTATTTTGCGACCCAGTCAGCTGCAGTTGATGAAGGACGAGGAGACCCTGGCCAAAGTCCAGCGCCATGAGAAGCACATTCGCAGCTGGCAGAAGAAGAAGCCGGGCAAGCTGCGTGCCGCCTTTACACACTTCTCCGAGGAGCTGCGCGATGAGGTGGAGGTGAAGCGACCGAATGAGATAAACGCCAAGACAGGACGGCGCCGCTTTGACGAGGGTCTGATCAAGCTATGGAAGAAAGCAGACGCCGAGGACAAGGCCCTGTATCGCAAGAAGTACGCCCGCTGTCCGGATCCCTCGGTGGCCGTCTACAAGCAGGATCTGTACTATGGCAGTGTGTCGGAGAAAACGAGCAAATTGATTACCGATTATGCCAAGAGGAATCCCagccaaaaggaaaacatAGCGGATATTATGCGAGTGAAGACTATCAAGGCGTTGGCCTCGCCCGGTGAGCCTGTGGGTCTGATAGCAGCCCAGTCGATCGGTGAACCCTCCACACAGATGACACTGAATACCTTCCATTTCGCCGGTCGTGGTGAGATGAACGTGACCCTGGGTATACCGCGTCTGCGAGAAATTCTAATGCTGGCCTCCTCGAACATCAAGACTCCCTCGATGGACATACCCATTCTACCGGGCCAGCAGGCCCAGGCGGAGAAGCTGCGCGTCAATCTGAACTGTGTGACTCTGGCGAATCTCTTGGAGTGTACGTTTAATTCggaatatatttatgtgtttATGTAGAGTAAATGATTTCAATTTTAGCTGTTCACATAAGCACCAGCTTGGCCCTAGAGCCGGAACGGGCCTACGAGTACGAGATGCGCTTCCAATTCCTGCCCAGAGCCGTCTACAAAGAAGACTACGGGGTGCGGCCTAAGCAGATTATAAAATACATGCACCAAACGTTTTTCAAGCAACTAATTCGGGCCATTCTGAAAATATCCAATGCCAAAAAGACAACGAAAATGTaagtaaacaagaaagaaagctaactttggccagccaaagtttgtatacacttgcaggtaacaattaaaatatatcataactaaccaaaaatgcattaatttcgattcggaaagcagttttgtgttagtttttattaattaaaaaaaactgcataccaaatttaaaattttaagaaatcaaaatttttgggcatttttgcaaattttaatgatgtaaccccttataaaatttttcaaaaatgaccaaaaaatcgatttcttccggacatgtctagaaagattcccctattgatgctgatcaagaatatatatggtttatggggtcggaaatgattccttcacttagaaaaatattattttgtattataaaatcggattttttatattaaacaacttcttgatttttttaaaattaaaaatatcataattcggccaaaagagcattaattttaaatcggaaaactgttctgagcaagattttctacagtttataaatctgcatactttatttaaaaattttgaaaattcaattttttatcaaaatccaaaattttaatgatgtaaccccttatgaaatttttcaaaaatggccaaaaaatcgatttcttccggacatatctagaaagattcccctgttgatgctgatgaagaatatatatactttatagggtcggaaacgtctccttcattgcgttgcaaacttctgactgcaattataataccctgcaagggtataaaaagacaAAACTTAAAGAAcctcttttaaaattaattttcatatttccaGAGTTGTGTTGGATGACAAAAAGGACGCAGAAAACGAGGATAATGATCTGGACAATGGTGACGAGGCgggtggtggcggtggtcgTAAAGCCAGAGATGATGATGGCGACTCTTCGGACGATAATGTATGTAAACCCACAACTTCATATCAACCcttataaaacatattttactCTGGAACAGGGCGATGACGATGCAACTGGCGTCAAGTTGAAGCAGCGCAAGACCGATGACAGGGACTATGATGACCCAGATGATGTTGAAGAACTAGAAGATGCCAATGGTAAGCAGAGATCAAGCTCTCTTAATCCAGTTTCTAACTATTTCCCTTGCTTTCCAGCGGATGATGAAGAGGCAGACGATCAGGAGGACGATGAGAAGGGTCTGGATGGTAACGAGAACGCCGATGGCGATGACAAGTCCGTGGAGAAGTTGTTGAGCAACGAAATGGTCAAGGGCTACACCTACGACAAGGAGAGCCATCTGTGGTGCCAGGTCAAGCTGAATCTGAGCGTTCGCTACCAGAAGCCCGATCTGACCTCCATCATCCGCGAGCTGGCGGGCAAGAGTGTGGTCCACCAGGTGCAACACATCAAGCGAGCCATCATTTACAAGGGCAGCGCCGATGAGCAGCTGCTAAAAACAGACGGCATCAACATCGGCGAGATGTTCCAGTACAATAAGATTCTCGATCTGAATAGGTTGTACTCCAACGATATCCATGCCATAGCCAGGACGTACGGCATTGAGGCTGCCTCCCAGGTGATTGTCAAGGAAGTGAGCAACGTGTTCAAGGTCTACGGCATCACGGTTGATCGTCGGCATTTGTCGTTAATCGCGGATTACATGACCTTCGACGGCACCTTCCAGCCGCTGTCCAGAAAGGGAATGGAGCACTCATCTTCGCCCCTGCAACAGATGTCCTTCGAGTCCAGTCTGCAGTTCCTGAGAAGCGCAGCCGGTTTCGGTCGGCCGGATGAGCTAAACTCGCCGTCCAGTCGCCTGATGGTGGGTCTGCCGGTGCGAAATGGCACTGGTGCCTTCGAATTGTTGACGAAAATatgttaatttgtttataatataaatggaACTTTACgatcttttttaaataaatataaacttggTATTGTTTATAACAAATTATGGGTTTTTCTATAAAcggcaagggtatataaattTCTACTTCCCGCAGTTAGCTTCCATTCCTGTTATGTGTAAAactttggtttatttaattacgGACCAGTGTAAACATTTAAAGTACAATATACATAAGTTTTCGAGCTTAGAACTACGATTTTTTGGTTGCTTTCAGAACTTATCACAAGTTAACTGGTACTGCCAGTTCCTAACAGCCACACTCGGCTCGAATTTGCCGGCGATAGGGTCCAGGAGTTCCTCAACAGATCCAGGTGCTGCCCCAGCTGCTGATCCAACTCCACCGCTGGCTCCGGCTCCGTTACCGATCGCTCTTCCGGGTCCTGCTCCCGTTCCACCTCCATTAGAGTTGGCAGCCTTGAAATCGTACGGCTGCAATTGACGGGGACGTCTTGCACGCTGATTATTGAGGACCTGCTCTCGTCGCTCGCCCTCAAGATTACCTCCTCCACTTCTAgatccttctcctcctcccgATCCCGCTCCATCCTGTTCCCGTTTCGTTGCACGACCACCTTTGCGCCAGGACTCGACATTGGCAATGCCCGAGGTCGACGGCCGCTCGTCCTTCCGGCCCCCAAAGATGGTCGTCCAACGAAACCACTTATGTCATAAGCTATAGCAATCGGAAGCCGAAGAAGCACTGCGTCTTCGCATCGGATGGGGATCCCTTTTCAGTAGATAGACACAAAGGCAGAGGCACGCGAGGAGCAGGCAGACCAGTCCCAGCATGGCATAGAATCCCTGGCGATAGCGGGCCGCATCAGCACTCGCCTCCAGGAGTCGCACGCGCTGACCCAGGGCGCCTCCTTTCAAGTCTTGCTCTCTTTCCAGGGGGAGCAGCACCTGCCAGAATCCGTAAACCTTCTGTAGGTGATTGGAGTAACCGGAATCCTGCTGATTGCTGGCTGTGTAGGAGTTGGCGTGGGTGGCTCTGTACGAGTCGTGGCGATTGCTTCGAGATAGACTCCGATCCAAGCCCGAAACTCCCGTTTCCGCTCTCAGTAACTTCTCCACCTCTGCCTCATCGATGGAACCCGCTTGTGTTGACTTCGCCGGCTGCTCTCCCAAGCTGTAAACGAATGGGTTCTCCCTGTTGTAGGGCAACCATCCGTCGTATATTCTGCCCGGCGTGGGATTCCCGTTCTTAATGAAGTTCGCAAAGGCTCCCCTTAGCTTGCGGCACAGTTGCTCCTCCTCACCGCTGAACCTGCGACGAGCTATTTGCTGAAACAAACTGGGACCCAGGAGCAGTGGAAGATCCGAGCTGTGGGAGGCGCCTCCAAAGAGATTCCTTCTGCCGCGCATGTCCATCGAGTGGGATTGGTCAAAGACATAGGCGTAGCTGGTGGTGCTCCCATTGACGAGATCCATTAGGCGAAAGAAAGGCAGCTCGTACAGGGATTCTGAGAGTAGACGCTGCATTCCGCCCAGCAGGTGGATAACACTCTCTCCCTTGCCATTGAAATATCTCCACCTGATGGCTGCCAGTTGGGAGGCACTCTCTTCACCCGTGGATTCCAGAGATCGCATTACATTGGGCAACAGAGTGTGATTGATGTACTCCTGCAGAGCCAGCTGACCCTCTCGGGCTACATCCAACCAATAGTCCTGCAGGAAGGCTCCTTCATTGGAGGCTATACCCAGAAGCAGGGGTGGCAGCGTCTCATTTCGTAGCCTTTGCTCTAGATCCAATCCTCCGGGTAGAATCACACCCAGCTGGGAGCTGCCATTGCCATGATTGTAGACACTTTCGTAGGCTCGGAGCAGGTCCTCGCGACTCTTTCGCCTCAGGCAACCCATCAACTGGCGACGCTGGGCCTCCTCGAACTGGCAGCCCAACTTCTGGACGAGAACCTGGCCCGTTTCCACTATCCGCCGTTGGTGATTCTTTCCGAGGGAACGCATTATAGGACCTGGTGACATCAGCACTAGTTTCTTGGCCAGCTGAGACTCCTCCAAAGCAAGCGCCAGTGCCAGTGGAGCTCCACCACTTCCATGACCCAAGAGGGTAATGTGATCCGGATTACCGCCAAAGGCATCTGCATTCCTTTGAACCCACCGCAAGGCCATCCTGACATCACTTAATCCATAATTCCCCGACAGATGACGATGCTGCTCCCCTAATCCCAGCCAGCCATAGATATTGTTCCGATACTGGACGCTCACGACAGCAATTCCCTCGCCGGCCAGATCCAATCCGTTGATGCGGTTTCGGGGCCAGTCGTAGGCGAATCCCTCACCCGTGACAATCACAACGATGGGCAGCTTGCCATACCGCATCCCCGACTCCGGTGTCCAAATGTTGAGGTACAAACAGTCCTCATCTGTGCTCACTGATCTGGGAATAGTGCCATCCGAGGTCTCGTCATAAACGGTGTTCGAGAGCTGCGGGCAAAGGGGCTGCATGGCGGTGGCCTGGAGGGTGCGATTCCAACTGGGACTCGGCTTGGCGGGCTGGGAAATAATAatcgaaacaacaacaattattttaaaattaaaataaaacaaaacaattatattaaaatcgaTGGTAATCCATACATTAAAATCAACAATTGGGGTTAATACAGCTTTATTTTGACCATCATGGTCATTGGTTTTAGgggaaaataacaaaaatggaaTAATGAGTAGAGAAGTTTAAGCCAAACTTAGTTATGCCGTTGTTCAAGGTTAGATAATTgtttaacaatattttgaaaactgcaaaataacaaaaggaACTCCACTTGAAAGTAAATATATGTAgtaactattttatttaagtttacatAAATCTAAAGCTTCCAAAGCCTTCCTCATCATAGCAATATTATAATCAATATATTAActtgtattatatattatttaatattttaaaaacttaaaacaaataaaaaaaggtaGAGTTCTCGTTCTTACCGCAAATCGCAGTTCATTGACCGGAGCCTGGGCATACGGAATACCCAAAAAGGCATAGACAGCACCACGTGCTCCATCGGGAAAGACCTTAAGCTGCAAATGCCAAGGaatcatatttatatataccgCCAGATCTATACATAAACATCCCAGTCTCACCCCAACTAGGTCTCCCTGCTCCAGCTTGATGTGCGTCTGCTGGCCTAAGCTAAACTTGAAcgcgaggagcagcaggatcgGGAGGAGCCGGAAAAAGCGTTGAATCCTTAATGCCTTCCACATGATTGCCAGTCGCAACACTCACTTTTTAGCTCTCACTTTTAGCACATAACTTTTGCATAGTTCATGGCGCATTTAAGCgcatttattaattatgatatgctatttttttttcatacaGTCCTCACCGTTGCGACCAAACGAAATATGCGTGAATATTTCGCTAAAaacgtatgtatatattttttttctttcgccCTGCAACTTTCCCGTATGTCCGCTCGACGTTGAAATGGAAACTGAGCCACGGAAAAACACACACCACGAATAAAGTTGGCTGCCCCGGGTCGGACGGTCGCTCGGTGAGCTAACAGACATTTCTGCTAGAATtatttcaattgttttctGGTGTCATtatggctgttgctgctgctgctgttgttgctgctgcggtgCGCAGCGAATCATTCATGCATCCATAGATCAAAACGCCAGCGACACCACCacagccagcaacaacaaagggtGTGTGTTGAGAGCAGCTCTATAAAGCCATGGTAACGGGCCTCGAACCAAACTAAATACCACTACTATATGTATGTGAAACCGGGACCCTAAAACCCAAAAAGGCAGCCCTCTCAAATGCCACATCGAGGGGGGAATTTGTGGTCACAAAAAAAATGGTAAGCTGAGTTAATATTCAGGCTTTCCCTTAATTTCATTCACTCAACAAAAGTCAAGGGGCCACCACACTTTTTGATTTAGGAAAGACACATCACgcttattattaattaaatctatttaaaagaCAACATTCTTTtgctaataatatttattattcgtCATACATAGGTTGTGACTCGTCATTTCCTAGAACTAAACTGAATACTCAACTTTCATGTTCAAGTCTAATTAATTTGTCTTCAGGCTGTGTATATAATAGACTTAATTTGTGAGGTTTTCTAAGCTTTAAAGCTAAAGAAGAGGGATGGacttggatttggatttggcaatgaaattatataaattatattacagCTTTTTTAAGATAATGATCAGGAGTTAAAGTTGATAATGAGCTTTGTCCTTTTAAATCATTGTTTctcatatttattaaatttaagaactTCTGGCACCGCCCTCGTTCTTATTTTTCATTGAATTCCGCACTGCTGTTAATGTCAAACGTAAATTTTGTTGTGCTATCCCTACCCCCTACCTCCTTCCCCCTAGATCACCCGTTTCAACTCCCATTCCCGCTGACAAATGAAGTTGTCGCTGGCCTTTTTTCAAAGGGGGTCTGAAGCAGATAATGTACTATAATGTTGCCGTAATTCCAGCACTTGCCCAATATACAACACACATATAGTAtggtgttgctggtggtggtggttttTAGATTGGATAGATCTGCGTCCGATTCCAGAGTTACTAGTTTGTTGGTGACTCTGTGCGGCGGGGCGGAGTTCCGGTCGGCGGAGTTTTGGTGGGCAATCGCTGGAGCTAGACTGGATGCCGGAATGCCCACAATTATAGGGGATATGGATGCGGTGGGAGTGGGGCAAAAACGCCAACTACTGGCATCCAGCATCATGTCCCCACATTTAtggattttaattagtttaaagCGTAATTTGTTTGTTGACCTGCGCGGATTACGAGCACAAAATCGCCTTCGCCAGCAGCCAGTTATTCTGACAGCGAGTGGaggcactgaaagaaattagTAGATTTGGTACTATGgtaaaaataagttaatacGTTTTTTATAAcacataataaatttaatacaattaattaaataaataattattctcTCATGATTAACTAGTATCTCAAAGCTAAAAGAAtgcttaaaaaatagattttaaatcaataaacttCGATGTAGATTCAGttttatatatagatttatgtTTGTACCCATGTCTTTCTATATTAGTTCTTTAAAAAGTCCCCCATTTGTAAATTATTGTCCTaattatatcataaaaaatatttaaaaacctttaaaactATTTCAATTGTATACATTTGTGGAAaactttgattttaaataattatataaatattagataaatattttaaattaatttatttatattagctcTAAATTTTCGCTATCTGGATGCTGGTGTGGCTTTTGGTGTTGGTGCCTGCCTGTGTCTTTCGCCCCAGTGCGACGCACATAATTTGCAGTTAATTATGAAAGCCAAAGTGCACATTTAAATGGTCGCTCCGCTGGAGTCGCCATCACCCATTCCCCACCCCCTATTACACATCCTTTCACCCCAAACCCCTCTTTCAACCTCCTGCCTCCAGCCATTGTCTTTTGGCCCATTTCATTGGCAAGTTAATCAATTTATGCCTGCGAACGTGGGCGGCTCGCTGTTGGGTTTTGTGCGGGTCGCTGTTCAATTATAATAAATGGCAATGACGGCCTAGTTTGGTCAACAGGGCAAAGGCAcatcgtgtgtgtgtggctgtaAACAAATTAGCCTGGTGGAGAGCTGTAAAAATCCCAGCAAAAGGCTGATGAGTTACGTGAATGGCAGGTGAAATTTGGTAATTTGTTGGTTCCCCTAAAAATATGGTTCAAAATAGGCAGGAAGACAATAATTTATAGGTGAAAATATCATAATCATTGGTTATTTATTTCAGCTATCTATTCCGTTAACGTTTTCAGAAGATGGTTAAAGTAATAGTTACTTTCTCAGGGATATaaactttttgatttttataccctttgcaggtcattataatttcagtcaaagGCTAGTAACgcattgaaggagtcatttccgaccctagaaatcatatatattcttgatcagcaccaacaggcgaatctttctGGCCATGTCCGgcaagaaaattttttttgttaattttttcaaaaattgataaggggttacatcattaaaaatgtcaaaaatcaaccaaaaatttgatttttttaaatttaaaatttaatatgcatGTTTGTTaagctagaaaaaactagcatagaaatGCTTACAGAATTGattttgatgcttttttggctaagttatgatatttttaagttttgaatttcccaaaaattatcacttaaaattttagataaatattgaattaaagaattcaaatatttccggTCTTCTTGAAGAGTATTAAGagtatttagtttaaaaacaaGATTGTAAATAAGATTAATGTTTTGTTATTAACTAATAAATGTCATTTAAGCAAACAcacaaatgccggaaatgtgatgaatccgaggcaatcgaaaccttggagcatctcatctCCTCCAGGAGGAAGCTAGGCGatctccttgcctttgcgaaaaacaccctgatattcaaggatctcgaaacccgcataaacagtctctaggtccatccaggagtttccccggatagctaacctaacctaacctatcTATTCCGTTAGCTTAAATTCAAAAGTTTGcccatgtatatatataatagtttttataaattttatttgcaattGCAGTACGTGTGAAAAACCCATCATATCGTAAAAGCATTAACACCCTTCAATTGGAGTAAACATGATTTAAATGTTGAAGCCATTTTCGGAATGCCAATTTCTTGGCCATTCCGACCATTGTGCCATAAATCAATTCAGATTATCACATTTTTCTGTGGGTGGGCCAATAAATTGTCGAGTCTCAGATTTGACCTCTTTGAATTTCGTTTGCATTTGCTGCCCATCGCCACCTGCTCCCcgacttttccttttccttccatttcccatttccccagCCTAGCTTTCCCGTTCTTCTTTTCTCAACTGTCGGTCCAAACTGTTAGCCGAATGACCAGAGACCGGGGATGGCTACAGATTGTTGTGACATTTAAATGCTGGCAATACTTTTCGCCTGCGTCCAATAAATTCGTCATAACAGTCGCTTGACTCGAAACTTGCCGTCAACACTTGTAACGCCAAGACCTTAAATGGTAAtacaaattgtacaaaaatTTACACAAATATTTGTGGAGTGCATATTGGGAAATTTTTGGCAGCTGCAACGAGAGAGCAGGAAAAACAATAGCAGCAATAGCAGCAACAAGGACACTTCAGGCAGGTTCTCCTCTCCAACTCGAAAGTTTGGCCTCTGTTGCAGTCTcgtaatgaaaatatttatgatttttggaGCCGAGTTGATTGTTTACATATTGCCAAAGCATATTGAAAacttctttattaaattttacttcAATAAAAGCCAATTGTTTCTTCTTGGCATcgtgttgttatttttgttttgttttttcgaTTACGCTTCGTACGTACACACATACTAtataacatacatatatgtatacaaaatgcctggcaaagtttttagttttctgcCAGAGTGAGCTTTGCGCCCCCATCGCTCTGAATTTTCCTGGCTGATGGAAATGCCGGGAAATCTGAGGGCGCCGCCTGATTGCCATGGCTTCTGACGATGCCAGCAGAGGTTGCCTGGCGCACcaattgaaatttttgtttcatattttcatatatttcagcTAAACACAATGGCATCAGATGTCGTCTCTCGGATCTCCGCAAATATTTGTTGCATGCTCGCATAACAAATCGTTTAGTTAACGAGTCGTAAACACTTGTGATAGATAGAATTCGACCAGACTTTGGTGCAATGCATTTATGCATAAATTTGTTTCATGGCTAAATCCCATTAGTCAGACCGAAGGACCAAAATTCAACGACAGCCATTTTCAGACacgaattaaaaataaattcctaaACATTGCCATGATAGACAaggaatttgatttaatttgtattgCATAGTTTGGCCGGAGGATATGCATATTGGCAGGTAAAAGCAGGCCATAAATTGAGGTAggtattttttgtattcatagaaatacttttgcttttgttaGCGAGTCAGGTCTCAAGCGAAAATTGgttgaaaattagtttttttaaataattactcatacgcaggGTGGGTAAAACGGAATTTTTAATCAGCTAAACAGAGCatggtaaaaaaatataacaaaatacaaaCTTTTCCTATAGTTTTCCCTGCTTTTCTGGCTatacgaataaaaaaaatctataaaaatcaaCCAAATATTTCTGCTACAGTTAAACTAGTTTCCAACATCCCCATAGCACCTTCGAAcattaaactttttaattaattagaaatttgTGCTTGTTTtgctaataaaaacaattgaaaaataattaaattgcattcgCATTCTGCGGCACCACACAGTCAACTTGGCCTAAATACTAATTACGTAATTAGTAGAGCCAAACAACAAAGCAAAGAACCAGCAAGCAAGCAAGCAATTTGCGTAAAGTATTTAGCAAAACAATGGATAAAAGTGGCTGGTTTCTGCCTGTTATTGCTGTTGCTTTAAGCCTAATTTAACGGTTCCGCAGACAAACAACGCGAATTGCGAATTGCGAACAGcggcagccattttgtttatgccgctaaccacacacacacacaaaacacacacaaaacacaagtTGGCAGTACTTAACGGGACTCTGGCGAAGGGAGAAACATGGCCCACTTTctaattaatgcaaaatatGGCAGCTGCAAAAAGAAACTAGCATATGTGCTGCCTACTTTTAGGTTGTTCCATGTAAGTTAtgtagttgttttttttctggttttggGGGGTGGCTTTGTTGCCTCATACAAAGTGAGTGCGTGTTTGTGTGGGTGTGCAAcatgcaacaacaaccttgGCAATGTCAACAGCAGGCAGCGTGGCGGAAGCAAGTGACCGAAGCAGCCGCCATTGCCCGACGGGGGGTCGCTCAAGTGCtggtaaattaaattctaaaaaaaatatatatgttaccCACAAAACATACAATATAGGCtgtaaaatgttataaaaa includes:
- the LOC108076196 gene encoding cocaine esterase, whose amino-acid sequence is MWKALRIQRFFRLLPILLLLAFKFSLGQQTHIKLEQGDLVGLKVFPDGARGAVYAFLGIPYAQAPVNELRFAPAKPSPSWNRTLQATAMQPLCPQLSNTVYDETSDGTIPRSVSTDEDCLYLNIWTPESGMRYGKLPIVVIVTGEGFAYDWPRNRINGLDLAGEGIAVVSVQYRNNIYGWLGLGEQHRHLSGNYGLSDVRMALRWVQRNADAFGGNPDHITLLGHGSGGAPLALALALEESQLAKKLVLMSPGPIMRSLGKNHQRRIVETGQVLVQKLGCQFEEAQRRQLMGCLRRKSREDLLRAYESVYNHGNGSSQLGVILPGGLDLEQRLRNETLPPLLLGIASNEGAFLQDYWLDVAREGQLALQEYINHTLLPNVMRSLESTGEESASQLAAIRWRYFNGKGESVIHLLGGMQRLLSESLYELPFFRLMDLVNGSTTSYAYVFDQSHSMDMRGRRNLFGGASHSSDLPLLLGPSLFQQIARRRFSGEEEQLCRKLRGAFANFIKNGNPTPGRIYDGWLPYNRENPFVYSLGEQPAKSTQAGSIDEAEVEKLLRAETGVSGLDRSLSRSNRHDSYRATHANSYTASNQQDSGYSNHLQKVYGFWQVLLPLEREQDLKGGALGQRVRLLEASADAARYRQGFYAMLGLVCLLLACLCLCVYLLKRDPHPMRRRSASSASDCYSL